In Papaver somniferum cultivar HN1 chromosome 9, ASM357369v1, whole genome shotgun sequence, the genomic stretch tcagatgttttttttttttaaagaagtagaattattgagagagtaaagttggagaagatgaagaaggaaaacatgaaaaacgatggattttaccaaccacaaccggaggaagggtatttgggtacccaggtatgcttcaaacttagataatgttggttgaattgctccaaactttcaaaaaaaaatgaaattttttatgtagatttgggccagttcggttacgttttccaaacacgcaggttaccgaactcgttcgttaatggaggttttggtcgtacagtgtaatgttcggttacctaggataaaatggtaggtaaccgaactttgaacttaacaatttatttgggtacatcttgtgtgttccgttagttcgcaaacttcaacgcaaccaagtttccaaccgaactgcaggttaaaagtaacctagtgttagaagttcggttggttcgcaaacttcaacatattttgcgaatcaaccgaactgggcttatatatgcttatatgcaattaggcaaacattcggttactacgaaatttatttcttggcgaataaggtagagttcggttacgaagtttcaaaggtagagttcggttacaaagaaaacttaacatttttgcgaacgaaccgaacttgtggattTCTCatttattttcgtaaactaaagttcggtgatatccttattttgcgaaggaaccgaacttatggacttgtgttgttctaagacaaggagttcggttaaaagtattttttttgcgaatcaaccaaacTCTGAGTtcagttaagaaaaaattaattcgtgataaccgaacttttctctgaaaaaaacctccattaaacctctctgcaacttccattttcaactcattttaatgattacttctcatttattcaaccaaaagtgaatgacaagtaatgggtttatgagaatatctttgttaatgttttaaattaagctatatatatagaggtggtggtggtggtaatcggaggtggtggcggtaatcggtggttggtggtggtgataaacgaaagtggtggtggtaatcggcggtggtgggtggtggtggtaatcggtggttggtggtggtgataatcggaggtggtggtggttgtaatcggcggtggtgggcggtggtggtgtgaggaggtggtggttatatatatgtaGGTGGTTATtaagttggttttaaattaaattaggttaagggtaggttagtcatttcaatgacttaggacaccccttataactatagggaaggtggcctaataaaaccatggtcccctcaaaaaaaaccatggtccctaacaAATCATTCTTGTGATAGGTATCTTAGGGCCTACGAATTGTTGGTTACTGGATCTCGCATAACGTGGTCCAGTCTTAGAATCTAGTGTTTTGATATTGTTCACATCGAGGCTTATAGATAAGGTAACCTGACCAAGGTTTTGCGCCGAATTATAGTACTACCATCTGATTTGTTTTCACGACTTAAAGATATACTGTCAATGACCACATGGAGCAACTGATTGCGCTTTCCAAATATTAGAACTCGCCACCCTTTAATGTTGAGAAGCTAATCAAGATTTCATGAGATAGATATAAGGGCTAGATATTCATCAGTCAATAAACTTCTAGCAGAGTTTTCGAGAAATAAATGCAACTACATTACTACTTAATACTTCTGCCATTACAAAATTACTAAGCATCTCTTTTATATATCAAAAAAGATTTACCAAGCCTTTCTCCAATGTTTTTTCCCCTCCAATGTTCATACTCCAGTCTATACCATACCTTGTACGGGTCGGAAAATGTGAACATTCATCTTGATTTTTTCCCGAAAATCAACTAGTTCAAAGACACAGACATCGCCTTCCCTCAAATCATTATCGGCAACAAATTTACGCCAGCCCGGAGATATCCTTCCTCTAACCTTTGGTGGTCGCGAAACGTATCTGACATCCCAGGTTTTCCCATCAGAAACTCTAAGAGTAATTACAATCCGCGGTATGTTTGTCAAATGAGAGGTTGCAAAATCCGCAGGCACCGTCTGCATTGGAAAAAAATTAGGATGCACCATAAAAAGTTCACAGATGCTTGTCAACGAAGACGAATTAATAGTTGGGACTAATTAACCCCTCAAATAAATAATTCACAAATTTATGTACTGAGATCATTTCATTAATTTGTCTATAGTCCCGCATCTTTGACTCCTTCGACTCAAATCGGTCAATGCCTAAGAATTACCTAAATGCAACTTACTACGAGACATGATAAAAAATGTACGCTCAAGTTTAGTGTTAAAAAGCTTAACACCATTCCTCCTTTTATATGTCCGGCTCGCATAACAATCTTGAAGAACGGATTCTGAGACCTAAACTCTTCGGCTGCTTTGAGCGTTGCCCGGAATTCCACAGTATAATAACTTGATTTAGGAGTAATCTTCTTGGAAAATGGTTCTTGCTGTCTGAAAATACGGACAATGATCTCAATTTTATTCCTATCAACTAGTTCAAAGACACAGACATCACCTTCCTTCAAATCATTATCTACAGCAAATTTGCGCCAGCCTTGAGATAGCCATCTGCCAGTTGGTGCTTTAAAAACATATCCGACTTCCCAAGTTCTcccatctaaaaccctaaaagtgATCACCATCTGTGTTATGTTTGTGAAATATGAGATTACAAAGTCCGCAGGTACCCTCTGCATGGGAAAGATATTAGGATGCACCATTAAAAAAATCACATATATTTATCACGAAAGTGAATTAATAATTCGGAGTAATCCCTTGATAAATGATTCGTGAAGTGCCATAATTTACTGAGATTATTTCGTTTGGCTATATAGTCCTGAATCAAACTAACTAGATCTTGATTTAAAAGGATCAATACCTAAGAATGCCTAAATTATAACTTACTAAGAGACATGATTAAAGATGCATGGCTTTGTATTGGAAAGCTTACCGCCCATTGTCCTTCTATATACGAGGCTTGCATAACGATCTTGAAGAACGGATTCTCGGACGTAAACTCTTCGGCTGCTTCAAGCGTCGCCTGGAATTTTGCAGTATAATGCATTATTTTCTCAGATGTGAACTCCTCGGCTGCTTCAAGTGTTGCCTGGAATTTTGCAGTATAGTGTCTTATTTTAGGAGTAAGCTTACTGAATGTTTTGTGTTGTCGGAAAATGTGAACATTCATCTTGATGTTTTTCCTATCTACTAGTTCAAAGACACAAGCATCGCCTTCCATCAAATGATCATCTGCAACGAATTTGGGCCAGCCCTTGGATAGCGTTTTTTCAGTTTTTTCAGTTATTGTTCGAGAAAGATATCCGACTTCCCAGATTCTCCCATCTGAAATACTAAGAGTGGTCGTTATCCGTGTTATGTTTCCAAAATATGAGTTTGCAAAAGTAACAGGCACCCTCTGCATCAGATAGAAATTCAAGAATCACCATAAAAAATCACAGAAGCGACTAATCCCTTAATAAACTACTATAGACAGTAGTAGGATGGTGTATGGTGGATTATAAGCCATTCTCTAAGTGAAGTCATTTCATCTGTCTATCTAAAATACTCCCTTGTCCAAACTACCCAGATCTAGAATCAAAGGGCCAATACCTAAATGTAAGTAAGTTACTAAGGGACGTGATTAAATTGCATGGTTCTATGTAAGAATGCTTACCATGCATCCTTTTTTTATATGTGAGGCTTGCAACATGATCTTAAAGGATGGATTCTCAGAGTGAAATGCTTCAGCTGCTTCAAGTGTTGCCTTGAATTCCTTTGTATGAAACCTTTTAGGAATAACCCTTTTTTGTTTTCGTGGTTTCTTGGGAAGTACATGTCCGCCTACATTATAATCAAATAAAACCATAAGACGGAAAAATCCATGTAACAAGGGAATCAAACCCGGATTACAGTACGAGGGACTTACCAGGATATTCTTTCTGGTTAAGAAAGGATTCACTTGACATGGAAGGTTCATCGTTGCTTTGGGTACTGCCGGAATGTGTGGAAGCTACTTTAACTTCGTCTTCATCCGTATGAGTTGATGTCATTTCAATTTCATGATTGGTGTTGTTGGTATGAGATGGGTAATCTATCTCACTAGCATCAATGCCAAATATATGAACTTGCAATTCTGAATTCCCATCATATCTGAAAAGTATAACACGTCCAACACAAATGGAGTAAAACTCCATAAATTCTGGCCAACCATTTTCAAACAATATTACACCTTCTGCATTCCTCAATCCTATATGCCAGATACCATTGGGAACCTTAATAATTGCATGGTCAGACAATTCCTTCTCGTACTTGACGGTAAATTCTTTTGGGAGTCGCTGTCATGCATTGTGTCAAATACAAACTGATTAAAATACAAAACAGTCAAACACGTAAGAACTACAATCTGTTTTTGCTACAAATTGAACTTAATGTGCAGCTGCATATGTTTTCAGTGATGCTTCAAAATCTGACTCATCTGAAGTCAAATGATTTGTGAATCTGACTGAGGCAATAACCACTCTTAGTCATCTCACCTAGAGTCATATAAGGCCCGTACACAAAGATTTGAGTTATGACTCGGACGAGTTAGCAAAAATCAAGCACCCGTAGAAGCGAAAAATCAAACACCCACTTAAACCCTCTGTATATCTTGGTGATCAAAATTAAATCCCTAAATCCATATAGAATTAAGGTTAAAAACATGGAACACCTACTCAACTACTCTTGCATGTCCTAATATACAGCATaagataaagagaaggaaaattaATTTGATGTCATCTCTTACCAATCGTTTGCCCGTAATGATGGAAGTGTGGATTATCTCATAAAAATGCATCGTTGAAGACGACAGTTATTCACTTATTCTCCTTACTGTTAGAATGCTGCTATGGCTGATCTCCAGAGTCAAGTAGAAAAGGAACAAAGCAGCAAACCAGGAAATGCAAGTATGTGGCATCTCATTTAGTTTCTTCATGTTGTTGTGGAAGTGAAGTGACACATGTTGCTGCATTCAGATATTCAGCGCAGTGCAGGGAATATTTATTGATTTGATTTCGTACGCGCTGGAGTCTGGTGTAATCATCTCCTGTTTCCAATGTCGTCAAAAACAAGAGAACACCGTTGTTATAGGGAACCTGTTATTATTTATAGGAGGGCATCTGGTTTTCTTTGTGTACCCTAATTAAGTGTTTGGGGTACCAAAAGCGAAAGTCGATTTCTGTGTAGCTTCGGTTTTTTAAATATCTTGCTTTCCGAAAACGTCTACATTTAATCTCACAAGTCTGGCTTATTAAGGATGgctataatcttttttttttttgggtatacaAGGATAGCTATAATCATTTAGCTGTACTTTGCATCCTACTAATGTCGGGCAAGTAATGAGATGGGTATAACCAGTTAATAAACTTCTAGTACAGCATTCAAGCAAAATAAAGGTACTATATACAGACTACAGTGCTACTTAATACTTCTTCGGTTACAAGATtactatacatatatgtatacatTTACATGCCGCTTGTGCGTTTCTCCAGTAGTATGTTCGTATATACTCTAGTCTATACTATATTTTAGTCCAGTAGTATGTTCGTATATACTCTAGTCTATACTATATTTTAGTCGGAAAATGTAAACATTCATCTCGAAGTTTTTCCTACGATCAACTAGTTCAAAGACACATACGTCGCCTTCTTTCAAATCATTATCTGCAACAAATTCAGCCCAGCCCTGTGATATCCTTCCATTAGTTGGTGTTTGAGAAACATATACGACCTCCCAAGTTCTTCCATCTGACACCCTAAGAGTGATCATCATCTGTTTTATGTTCGTCAAATGTGAGGTTGCAAAAACAGCAGGTACCGTCTGCATTGGAAATAGGAAACAAAATAAGGACGCACCATAAAAAATTCACAGTTTTTATGTCAACAAAGATGAATGAATTAATAGTTGGGACTAATCCCTCCATAAATGGCTTCGAGGGAAGTGAAACAATTTACAAAGATCCTTTCATTTGACTATATCCCAAATTCAAAACTATTAAGATCTCGACTCAAAAGGGTCAATACCTGATAATTACCTAACTTTAACTTACTAAAATATATGTTTCGTGTTAAAAAGCTTACCACCATTCCTCCATTTATATATGCGGTGTGCATAACGACCTTGAAGAACGGATTCTCAGACGTAAATCCTTTGGCTGCTTCAAGCGTTGCCTGGAATCCCGCAGCATAATTTTTCATTTCGGGTGTAACGAATCTTTTTTGTAGTCGGAAAATGTGAACATTCATCTGGATTTTTTCCCTATCGACCAGTTCAAAGACACAGACATCGCCTTCCTTCAAATGATTATCTGCAACGAATCTATACCAGCCCCGAGATAGCCTTCTTTCAGTTGGTGTTCGTAAAACATATTCAACCTCCCAGGTTCTCCCATCCGGAATTCCAAGAGTGATCTTTGTCTGTGTTTTGTTTCTCAAATATGAGTCTGCAAAATCATTAGGTACCCTCTGTATTACAAAGAAATTCAAGAAGCACCATCAGTAAATCACATATATTATTTGTCACAAAGATGAATTAGTAATTTCGACTAATCCCTCAATGAATTTCACCATTGGCTGTGATCTTGGTTAATATATTATCACATAGATTGGTAGGAAGGCCTATTGAGAATTATAAACTTTGAGAAATCGTTTACTGTGATCATTTCCATTTGTCTATTTATGCCCGGCCCTGTGTCAAAACTACCAGGATCTTGAATCAATAAGGCCAATACATGTATGCAAGAGACGTGATAAAAAAATGTACAGTTTCTTGTTTGAATGCTTACTACGTTTGCTTTTATATACGAGGCTTGCATAGTGAGCTTGTAGAATGGATTCTCAGACCTAAATTCATCGGCTGCTTTAAGTGTTGCTTGGAATGCCTTGGAATGAAATAATCTTGTAGGAACAACCGTTCTTTGTTTTCGTGATTCTTGGGGAAATTTGTGTCCGGCTGCATATAATCAAATAAAACCATAAGACAACAAGATCATGTAACAAGGCAAGATATCATGAAAATAATTATGCAGACTAACCAGGTTTGGCATTCTGATTAAGAGAGGATTCACTTGTCATGGAAGGTTCATAATTGCTTTGGGTACTGCCAGAATGTATTGAAACTActtcaacttcatcatcatccgAATGAGTTGATGTCATTTCATCTTTGTGATTGGCATTGTCGTTATTATGACATGGATAATCTATCTCAGTTGCATCCTTGCCAAATATATGAAGTTGAAATTCTGAATTCCCATCATATCTGAAAAACATAACATGTCCAACACAAATCGAGTAAAACTCCATAAATTCTGGCCACCCATTCTCAAAAGATATTACGCCTTCATCCTTCCTCAATCCTATATGCCAGATACCATGGGGAACCTTAATAATTGCGTTGTCAGACAACTTCTTCCCGTACTTGACGGTAAATTCTTTTGGAAGTTCCTGTCATGCATTGTACACAAACTGATTACAAACAAAACATCCAATCAAACAAGAAATGTACCCTGCTAGCTAGCATTTCCGTACGTGTATGTGTATCTGATTAATTATCATATGTCCCATTCACTGCTTACAAACTGCAGTCACTAAAGGATGTGTCGTGGAAACTCATAGCATAAGTTTTTGGTGATGCTTCAAAATCTGACTCATGTGTATAGTCTTAATTTCTAGATTACAGTCTAGTTGGAATATTCCTCAAGTCAGATGATTCAAATCCATTGTGAATCTGATTAAGGTTAAAAACAAGCACCCTAGAAGAAGCAATAATCAAACACCTTAGCTCTTAAGATATCCTGATATCAAAATTTAATCCAAatataattaaggttattaaaaatACTCTTGCATGTCCTAATAATATAGAGAATATAAATTTtgataagagaaggaaattaaattaaattgatgtttatttcttACCAGTCGTTTGTCTCTGATGACGGAAGTGTGGCATATCTCATAAAAATGCATTGTTGAAGATGACagttattctattctatctccttgtTAGAATCTTGATATGTGCATTTGTTGAATAAGATGAACCAGCAACAAAAAGAAATGCATGACACCATACATGTGGCATCTCATTTGGTTTCGTCATCTAGTTGTTCAAATGACACATGTTGTTGCATTCAAAGCAGTACTGGAATTCTGATTTGATTCCGCACGCTCTGTCTGGTCTAATCATCTCCTCCTGTTTCCAATATCGTCAAAAACTAGACGACACCCTTGTTACAGGGAACCTTTTTATATTTATTGGGGCACTTGGT encodes the following:
- the LOC113311758 gene encoding B3 domain-containing transcription factor VRN1-like; protein product: MQQHVSLHFHNNMKKLNEMPHTCISWFAALFLFYLTLEISHSSILTRLPKEFTVKYEKELSDHAIIKVPNGIWHIGLRNAEGVILFENGWPEFMEFYSICVGRVILFRYDGNSELQVHIFGIDASEIDYPSHTNNTNHEIEMTSTHTDEDEVKVASTHSGSTQSNDEPSMSSESFLNQKEYPGGHVLPKKPRKQKRVIPKRFHTKEFKATLEAAEAFHSENPSFKIMLQASHIKKGCMRVPVTFANSYFGNITRITTTLSISDGRIWEVGYLSRTITEKTEKTLSKGWPKFVADDHLMEGDACVFELVDRKNIKMNVHIFRQHKTFSKLTPKIRHYTAKFQATLEAAEEFTSEKIMHYTAKFQATLEAAEEFTSENPFFKIVMQASYIEGQWARVPADFVISYFTNITQMVITFRVLDGRTWEVGYVFKAPTGRWLSQGWRKFAVDNDLKEGDVCVFELVDRNKIEIIVRIFRQQEPFSKKITPKSSYYTVEFRATLKAAEEFRSQNPFFKIVMRAGHIKGGMTVPADFATSHLTNIPRIVITLRVSDGKTWDVRYVSRPPKVRGRISPGWRKFVADNDLREGDVCVFELVDFREKIKMNVHIFRPVQGMV
- the LOC113311759 gene encoding B3 domain-containing transcription factor VRN1-like, with the translated sequence MHFYEICHTSVIRDKRLELPKEFTVKYGKKLSDNAIIKVPHGIWHIGLRKDEGVISFENGWPEFMEFYSICVGHVMFFRYDGNSEFQLHIFGKDATEIDYPCHNNDNANHKDEMTSTHSDDDEVEVVSIHSGSTQSNYEPSMTSESSLNQNAKPAGHKFPQESRKQRTVVPTRLFHSKAFQATLKAADEFRSENPFYKLTMQASYIKANVRVPNDFADSYLRNKTQTKITLGIPDGRTWEVEYVLRTPTERRLSRGWYRFVADNHLKEGDVCVFELVDREKIQMNVHIFRLQKRFVTPEMKNYAAGFQATLEAAKGFTSENPFFKVVMHTAYINGGMVTVPAVFATSHLTNIKQMMITLRVSDGRTWEVVYVSQTPTNGRISQGWAEFVADNDLKEGDVCVFELVDRRKNFEMNVYIFRLKYSID